A segment of the Leptospira hartskeerlii genome:
ATTCCCTGATTCTTCTAAGGATGAGAATAAAAGACTTAGATGTGGAGCTGCAGTTTCTACTCTACCTGAATCCAGGGACCGAGTCGCTGCATTGTATGAAGCGGGAGTAGATGTTATCATCATTGACTCCGCCCAAGGGAACTCAATCTACCAGATCGAGATGCTCCAATTCATTAAATCTAATTTCAAAAATCTTGAAGTGATTGGCGGTAACGTTGTAACTCGAGGCCAGGCTGAAAATCTGATCGGTGCAGGAGCGGATGGACTAAGGATCGGAATGGGACCAGGTTCTATCTGTATCACCCAGGACACAATGGCTGTAGGAAGAGCCCAAGCAACTGCGGTTTACCAAACTGCTGCACATGCGGCAAAATATGACGTTCCTGTCATTGCAGACGGTGGAATTTCTAATATTGGAGATATCGCAAATGCTTTGGCAATCGGAGCCTCCGCATGTATGATGGGATTTATGTTCGCCGGAACATCCGAGGCACCTGGAGAGTATTTTTACGAAAATGGAATACGTCTCAAAAAGTATCGCGGAATGGCCAGCATCGAGGCAATGAAAGCCGGCGGGGACAAACGTTATTTTAACGAAGGCCAAAAAGTAAAAGTGGCTCAGGGAGTTAGCGGTTCCGTAGTGGATAGAGGTTCAATTCTGAACTTTATTCCATATTTAAGCCTTGGACTCAGACTTTCTTTTCAAGATATGGGATTCCGTTCCGTCCAAGATTTACACCAAGGGCTTAGAGAAGGAAAACTTAGATTCGAAAGAAGAAGTGAATCCGCTCAGGCCCAAGGTTCTGTTCATAGTCTTTACTCTTATAGCGCACCTAGTTTGAGAGCAGAATAATAATAGCCTTGGATTTGCCGGGAAGGAAAGGTTTTGAAAAAGTTTCATCTTATTTCGATAATCCTAATATTCCCGATTTTCATGACTGGGGAAATTTCCCACGCTCAGGCTCCACCTGATAAAGCAAGAGTCGCTCAGGAACTAGTCGCTAGACTGGATCAAGCACTCTTGAAGACGGACGGTTTAGTCAAAGCAAACCTGATCCTGATCAAAAAAACAGGTGATTCTTGGACCTGGGACATGAGTATTTTCAGAAAGGGAGAAGATTCACTCTCCCTATTCGAAAGTAAGGGCCGCGGTCTAGAATATAAGATCTTATTCAAGGAAGACGGAGAATTGATCTTCGCCTTCAATGCACTTTCCAGAAAAATTTTCAAAAAGAACGACGAAGAAAAATACGAGAATCACCTCAATACTGGATTCAGTTTTGTGGATCTGGCAGGAACTTCGTACCAAGCAAATTATAATCCGATTGTTCAAAGCGATTTAGATATTGCGGGTAAGAAGATGAAACGAGTGGCACTTCGACCAATCGTTCCGTATTTTTATTCCAAACTAATCTTACTTTTGGAACCGGATACATTGAGACCGATCCGTTTAGATTTTCATGATAAGGACGGGGTACTTTACAAAACAATGAACATAAAGTACGGTCCTGTTAAGGTAAAAGCGAAACAGAAGATCACAAAAGAAGATATAGTTAGTAGATTGGAAATGTTGGATCTGAATACGGGTGCGATCAGCGTATTGGAATATACTGAAGTGGACAGAGATGTAAAACCGGATCCTTCTCTATTCGAATTGGATAATCTAAACAGACTTTGATGTCGCCTGAAGAGATCGTTTTTTTTCGACCTGGATTTTCTTCTTCTCCTGAACTAAAACTAGAGGGAGAAGAGATCTCTCATTTAAAAGCATTTCGAGTTTTTTCGGAAGATAAAACTGTCATTATCAAAGACGGTGTAGGTGCAAGTTTTGTGTATAATGTACCTTCTTCTTCTAAAATCGGAAGTCTTGTCCGCACGGAAAAAATAGAAAGACCTAAAGCTAGAGCAAAGATAGCGACTGCAATTCCGAAAGGGAATCGACTAGAGTGGCTCATCCAAAAAGGAACCGAGCTTGGGATCACTGAATTTATTTTTTTAGTATTTTCTCATTCGGATCGAAAGGACCTAAATCCGGAAAGACTTTTGAAAGTTGCTGCGGAAGCCTCTTCTCAATCCGGCCAGGATCTTTTGCCTGAGATCAAAGGACCGATCGCACTTTCTAAATTTTTAGAAGGATCGAAATCGAACAAAGAGGAGCTTCTTCTTTTTGATCCGAGATCTGAAGTGCAGATTACTCCGGATAACATACAAAACAAAACCGTTTTAATCGGACCGGAAGGTGGATTTAGGAAAGAAGAATTAGAACTGATCTCTCAGTTTGGAGTTTTATCTGTGAATGTGGGAGAATCTATTTTAAGAATAGAGACCGCTGGAATTTTTGCGGCCTCTCTGTTTAGACTAGGAAACTTGCGCTGATTATTGACCGAATCCGGTAGCACCTAAGATCAAAACACAATTAGTCATATAACTGTCGCAATCACTTTTGCAGCTTTGGGATAATTGGAAACAAAATGTAGAAACATTACAGCTTGTATTACAAGAAGTAAGGCAGGAATTCAAACCGGCTAAATTAGTTGTAGTGACCGTGGTGCCATACTTATTTTCGCAAGCATTCTTACAGGCAGGATAAGATCCGCCGGTGCAATTTGCGTAGAAAGTAGCCAAAGCATTTCCCTTGATATCTCTCTCTCCGGTATTACACGATACAATACCTAGGAGTGCGATTGCTAGAAAAAACGGGAGAAATCGGGTCATATAAGTAAATCGTTTTCGGCCGGGACAGAACGGTAAACTAAAAAACATTCGACGTTAGCGGAGAATCCGCCGGAATGAAGTATCTAGACCGAGGTGCATGGAATGATCGTAAACGGTAAGGAATTTTCTCTAAAGGAACTTTCTTCTCCGGATTTATTTTCCCTATTAGAATCCTTAAAATTAAAACCGGAAACGGTAGCGATCCAGAAAAATGGAGAGATCCTAAAAAGGGACCACTGGAAGAATTCTTTCCTAGAGGAAGGGGATAAAATTGAGATCCTGAAATTTGTAGGAGGAGGTTGAATCCTTTTTGGAATTCCCACTTAGACCCAGACATAGTATCTGGAAAGCACCCGGCATTTATCCAATCTTAGATCTAGAATATTGTTCTAAATTTTCCAAGGACCCGATCGGTATCGTGGAACTCTGGAATTACCAAAGAGAATGGATCCCATTTTATCAGATACGTGCTAAAAAAGAGACTCTGGATACATTAAAGAAGGTTTATAAAAGTCTGATAGATACCTTTCCTGATTTCCCGATCATATTGAACGACTATTGGGAAGAAGCATTAGAATGGAAATGTTTCGGGCTTCATATCGGAAAAGAAGACTATGCTTCTCTATCTTTAGAGGATAAAAAGAAGATCCGCTCTAGCGGTCTATACTTCGGTACTTCCTGTCATAATTCGGAAGACATTGCAGGTTTAGAACCTGGAGTCTGGGACTATACCGGCCTTGGGCCTGTATATGCTACGAACTCAAAAGAGACGGAAGATATTCCAGTAGGGATTTTGGGCGTCCAAGAAGCCTTACAAATTGCTAAAATACCTGTCACTCCGATCGGAGGAATAGGCCCTAAACAGATTATCGAGTTATCAGAGTTAGGCCCATTATCGTATGCGATGATTGCATCCGCTTCTGAAAGAGATTCTTTTTACGATTGCATTCGTATCCTTAAGGAGATAAAGAATCCGTAAAGGACTTGAGACAGGTATGCCGCTTCTTCCTTGTTTTTGGAGGCTCGGAATTCCAAGTTTCAATTGACTCCCAAATTATGTCCAATAAGATGATCCCTATGAAACAGCCAGGGGAAATACGCCATCTATCTGCGAAGGATGATCGCGACTACTTACTAGATTATCAGACCCTGAATGTGGACGATTTGGAAAAGGCTCCCATTTTAGGTGTGCCATTTGATAACGCGAGCTTAGATGAGGCAGTAGCAAAAATTTATCATCTCATGGAAGAGAAGGATAAATTCCATCACGTCCTTCTCTTGGATCCGATCAAGACAATGGCTATCCGTAAAGGAAAGAAGTTACATCGGATCGCGCAAAAAGCTAGTTTAATTTTAGCGGAAGGTGCAGGTCTACAATGGGCTGCTAAAAAATTAGGTGGAGAATTAAAAGAGAGAATTCCCACAATCGCACTTATGATGGACTTAGTCCGTTTATGCGAGCTTAGAAATTATTCGATTTTTCTTTTAGGCGGAAAGGAAGAGATTGTTGAGAAAGTTTATTTTAATCTTTCCAGACATTTTCCTGGAGTTCGTATCGTAGGACGTCATGCGGGATATTTAAACACACAACGTGAGTTGCTTGTTAAGGAATCCATCCGTAAGACAAGTCCGAATATTATATTTCTCGCAATGGATTTCCCGGACCAAGAGATCTGGGTAGAGAATAATACAGCATTTTTCGGTCACGCAGTAGTGATCGGTGTAGGTCCTGCTATGGACATTCTTTCCGGAAAAGTAAAAAAGGCTCCGAATGTTTTCAAACTAAAAGGTCTAACTTGGCTTTGGAGAATTATGGTCCGCCCTTGGAGACTAATCCGCCTGAGCAGAATGTTCGGATTTTTTATCGTTGTAGCTATCAAATCTCTTTTTGTAAAAAAGAAGAAGTAAGTTACTTACGCACCAAATCTTTAATCGAATCTAAAGTGGGTGAAACCCAATCTTCTAAGAGAGGTTCTCTTTTAAGAGCTTCCTTCTTGAATAGAAGATCTTTGTTGGAAAGTGCGATTTCGCTTGCTTCGTTGATCTTACGCGCAGTTTCAATTGCCTTCCAATAATTCTGCAGAGCCTGAGCGGTATAATTCTCGGATTCCTGTACATTTGCCTTTTTAGAAAGAGTTTCGTAACAAGCACCAATATTATTATAAGCAGCGGTTAGGGTCTGATACACCTCTTGGTGATATGGATCTTCCGTTTTAGGAGAACTCATTTGAGGGAGTTTTTCTTCCATATCATCTTTTACTCTTAGGAAATATCCAAGAGCGGTTTTTGTCTGACCAGTATAGAAGAATGCATTTCCTTTTGCCATTAGGAGAGTAGGATTATAATATTCATCCTTGTCTTCGAAACCTGTCCAATCTGCCAAAGATTTGTCGAAGTCTGAGTCCATATATTCCACCCAGCCTTTGAAAAATTTCATTTCTCTTAGCATGGAGCCGGGGAGTTCTCTTCTCCATTTGCGGATTAGATCATACTTAGGTTCTTCCGAATCCACTTTTGCAAATTCTTGGAGTGAGTTTCTAAGTTCGTTCCTACGATTCCTTTTTTCTTCTTCTTCTTTTAAGACAGAAAGGCTTTTCCCATCGGATTCGGAACGAGCGCGGAACGGATAAATTTTTCGACCAGGAAATTCTTTTAAAGAATCTTTGTCTGATAATCCTGCGGATAATAAATATCTGATCTTTCCTAAATCGAAATGAATACGAGCAGGATTTCCTTCAAATAATGTTTCGTCTTCATCTTTAGAGCCGAACCAACGTTCGCTATTTTCATAACGAGATTCTGCTTCTTTAAGGAGATCTTTCGCTTCTTCAAAATTTCCTACTCGGATAGAATGTTCTGCTAGTTCAAGAACTGCTAACCAATGTTTAGGATCTAATGTAGCCGCTTTTTCGAAGAATCTTCTTGCCTGGCTATTTTCCTTTTGAGAAAGATAATACTTTCCTCTTTGGTAATAGCCTTCTGCGTAATCCTTTCCTTCGATCTCCACTCCGGTCCTTTCATCTTCCATGGACTTTCTGTAGATCGTGTCTAAAAGTCGGATTGCGCTTTCTTCTATCTCTATTCCGGAAACTTGATCTACAGGATTGATATTATATTTTATCCTCAGTTCTTCCGGATCGATAGCAGCGTAAAAGGATGCTAACTTTGCAAGAGTGTAGAAGGGGAGTTCAGACTCCATATCTAGATTGTTCCTAAGCAGTCGGTGGTGATTTAAAACGAATTGAGGATCCCCACTTTCTTTCCACATTTCCAAATAAGTGGAAACAAGGCCGGCTTGGCCTGGAATGCTTGTAGGGTTCGCTTCAACAATTCGATTATAAAAAGACGCTGCTTTTCCGAATTCTCTTCTATTATAATATATTTTAGCGATACCTGCGGTAGAATCCTCATCGTAAGGACTTTCTCCGTCAGTGAATACCTTGGAATAATAATCAACAGCTAACGCGTCGTTCTTATATCTTCCTTTTTTACCTTCCGTAGGTTCTGCAAAATCAGGCATGATCTGAGAATGGAACCAGCCTAGATTTCTGTAGGTATTATTATCATGAGTCCTTTCTTTCAGTCTCATTGCAAGGAATGCACCTGCGATCAGAACTTTTCTTGGAGTTTTTTCCTGGTCTAAAAGGAATTTGATCCCTTCTATTCCTTTGTTTACACCAGCGCTGGTTTTCAGTTTTTTATCATTCCAAGATTCTCCTTGGGCCAATCGGACCATCGGAGACTGTTCTCTTTTATTCCAAGAATCTAATGTTCCCATTCCAAGATCCGGTTCTATCTTACCGAATAATTTTTGGAAGGAAAGTTCGTATTCTCCTGCACGACTGTATTCTACGCCGTACCGGTTCATATATTTGAGATTATATGGATCGATATCGAATCCTTTATCATAAGAATCTTCTATACTGATCAGATATTTTTTTCTATCTTCTTCACCCAAAGTTCCTGCGAATCTTTTTGCTCCCATTTCACGGATCTGTTCGAGGCCAGCTTCATAATTTTGAGCGGCTTGTCTCGGAAGAATGATATGCTTGTAAGTGAAATAACTTCCAAATCCGATCAAAAGAGCTGCGGCAGCAGTGAAGAATGTCCTGCGGATCTTCTTCCTTCTTTCTAATACACCTTCTCTCGTATAGATCGGGTCGGAAGAAATAATCGGAACGCCATCTGCGGAGTAAGCTCCGCTTCTATCCGTAAGAGGAACTGTGACTCCTAACGCGGAAGATAAAAATGCGGCGATATCCTCAGGAGTGCTTTCTATTTTAATGAGTTCTAATAGATCTCTTTGGGCCTTTTTAGAAAGGCGGTCTTGGACTATCGACTCGATGACCGTTCTTCGTAAGAGTGGAGGATAACGAAGTATTTCTCTTTGTATAATTGCGAGTTCTTCGTCCGTCAGGGACTTATCTATCTCGTCCTTATCTTCTCCGCCCAAAGAACGTAAGTCTTCTTCGAATGCGGCTGATCCTAAATCTTCGTCTCCTGAGTCTGAATCCAGGTCAGGGGAGAAACTTGTAAAATCGGAAGATTCCGGAACAGATTCCATTTCCATTTGGGAAGCGGGTTCTGTTGCAAAGTCTGCAAATGGGTCCGATTCTGGAACGGAAGTCGCTCCCGAAAGATCTGAGAATGGATCATGATCTCCGCCTGAAACAGGTGCGAAGTCAGCAAATGGGTCTGAGTCTGTAGGAGCTTCGGCACCGAAGTCTCCAGAGTCGGAAGGTTCTGAATCGAAACCACCTAGGTCTCCGAAATCAGAATCTCCGGAAGTTGGGGAGGCTCCGAACGGGTCACCTTCTTCTAAGCCGAATT
Coding sequences within it:
- the guaB gene encoding IMP dehydrogenase, translating into MSNQSYRDSQFLDGLSGEELFSMQIGLTYRDFLVLPGFIDFNPSDVELETRLTKKIKLKRPFVSSPMDTVTESSMAVAQALMGGIGIIHYNNTVEEQVAEVSKVKRFENGFISDPVVLGPKNTIHDLDRIKETLGFTGIPITADGTRNSKLVGIVTNRDIDFERDRSIPVEKVMTTEVITGKAGITLKEANDIIKKEKIGKLPIIDKDGKLVSLVSRSDLKKNKEFPDSSKDENKRLRCGAAVSTLPESRDRVAALYEAGVDVIIIDSAQGNSIYQIEMLQFIKSNFKNLEVIGGNVVTRGQAENLIGAGADGLRIGMGPGSICITQDTMAVGRAQATAVYQTAAHAAKYDVPVIADGGISNIGDIANALAIGASACMMGFMFAGTSEAPGEYFYENGIRLKKYRGMASIEAMKAGGDKRYFNEGQKVKVAQGVSGSVVDRGSILNFIPYLSLGLRLSFQDMGFRSVQDLHQGLREGKLRFERRSESAQAQGSVHSLYSYSAPSLRAE
- a CDS encoding outer membrane lipoprotein-sorting protein; the protein is MTGEISHAQAPPDKARVAQELVARLDQALLKTDGLVKANLILIKKTGDSWTWDMSIFRKGEDSLSLFESKGRGLEYKILFKEDGELIFAFNALSRKIFKKNDEEKYENHLNTGFSFVDLAGTSYQANYNPIVQSDLDIAGKKMKRVALRPIVPYFYSKLILLLEPDTLRPIRLDFHDKDGVLYKTMNIKYGPVKVKAKQKITKEDIVSRLEMLDLNTGAISVLEYTEVDRDVKPDPSLFELDNLNRL
- a CDS encoding 16S rRNA (uracil(1498)-N(3))-methyltransferase → MSPEEIVFFRPGFSSSPELKLEGEEISHLKAFRVFSEDKTVIIKDGVGASFVYNVPSSSKIGSLVRTEKIERPKARAKIATAIPKGNRLEWLIQKGTELGITEFIFLVFSHSDRKDLNPERLLKVAAEASSQSGQDLLPEIKGPIALSKFLEGSKSNKEELLLFDPRSEVQITPDNIQNKTVLIGPEGGFRKEELELISQFGVLSVNVGESILRIETAGIFAASLFRLGNLR
- the thiS gene encoding sulfur carrier protein ThiS, yielding MIVNGKEFSLKELSSPDLFSLLESLKLKPETVAIQKNGEILKRDHWKNSFLEEGDKIEILKFVGGG
- a CDS encoding thiamine phosphate synthase, whose protein sequence is MEFPLRPRHSIWKAPGIYPILDLEYCSKFSKDPIGIVELWNYQREWIPFYQIRAKKETLDTLKKVYKSLIDTFPDFPIILNDYWEEALEWKCFGLHIGKEDYASLSLEDKKKIRSSGLYFGTSCHNSEDIAGLEPGVWDYTGLGPVYATNSKETEDIPVGILGVQEALQIAKIPVTPIGGIGPKQIIELSELGPLSYAMIASASERDSFYDCIRILKEIKNP
- a CDS encoding WecB/TagA/CpsF family glycosyltransferase gives rise to the protein MKQPGEIRHLSAKDDRDYLLDYQTLNVDDLEKAPILGVPFDNASLDEAVAKIYHLMEEKDKFHHVLLLDPIKTMAIRKGKKLHRIAQKASLILAEGAGLQWAAKKLGGELKERIPTIALMMDLVRLCELRNYSIFLLGGKEEIVEKVYFNLSRHFPGVRIVGRHAGYLNTQRELLVKESIRKTSPNIIFLAMDFPDQEIWVENNTAFFGHAVVIGVGPAMDILSGKVKKAPNVFKLKGLTWLWRIMVRPWRLIRLSRMFGFFIVVAIKSLFVKKKK
- a CDS encoding tetratricopeptide repeat protein — translated: MADYSEQELDQIRSILDPLNKNPESSEDLNPMLSSFREKMGYGVPISIGDDDEDQPEEGSEDSFDLGDEEEAEPTQKPKPLSFSEDDDIDLDELLTEPSQGASESSADAEEDPFGGFDEAPTASDDFGDFATPEPESDPFADSGLDDFGSPSEPAAELEDFGAPTNEEDPFGGFDSAPALDTPFDTSPTEDFGSTPSADPFADSDLGMDDFGAGTSDSSEDPFAGMGGEEGLEDFEAPTSSGGDDPFAAFDASGMEDTPGDEFGLEEGDPFGASPTSGDSDFGDLGGFDSEPSDSGDFGAEAPTDSDPFADFAPVSGGDHDPFSDLSGATSVPESDPFADFATEPASQMEMESVPESSDFTSFSPDLDSDSGDEDLGSAAFEEDLRSLGGEDKDEIDKSLTDEELAIIQREILRYPPLLRRTVIESIVQDRLSKKAQRDLLELIKIESTPEDIAAFLSSALGVTVPLTDRSGAYSADGVPIISSDPIYTREGVLERRKKIRRTFFTAAAALLIGFGSYFTYKHIILPRQAAQNYEAGLEQIREMGAKRFAGTLGEEDRKKYLISIEDSYDKGFDIDPYNLKYMNRYGVEYSRAGEYELSFQKLFGKIEPDLGMGTLDSWNKREQSPMVRLAQGESWNDKKLKTSAGVNKGIEGIKFLLDQEKTPRKVLIAGAFLAMRLKERTHDNNTYRNLGWFHSQIMPDFAEPTEGKKGRYKNDALAVDYYSKVFTDGESPYDEDSTAGIAKIYYNRREFGKAASFYNRIVEANPTSIPGQAGLVSTYLEMWKESGDPQFVLNHHRLLRNNLDMESELPFYTLAKLASFYAAIDPEELRIKYNINPVDQVSGIEIEESAIRLLDTIYRKSMEDERTGVEIEGKDYAEGYYQRGKYYLSQKENSQARRFFEKAATLDPKHWLAVLELAEHSIRVGNFEEAKDLLKEAESRYENSERWFGSKDEDETLFEGNPARIHFDLGKIRYLLSAGLSDKDSLKEFPGRKIYPFRARSESDGKSLSVLKEEEEKRNRRNELRNSLQEFAKVDSEEPKYDLIRKWRRELPGSMLREMKFFKGWVEYMDSDFDKSLADWTGFEDKDEYYNPTLLMAKGNAFFYTGQTKTALGYFLRVKDDMEEKLPQMSSPKTEDPYHQEVYQTLTAAYNNIGACYETLSKKANVQESENYTAQALQNYWKAIETARKINEASEIALSNKDLLFKKEALKREPLLEDWVSPTLDSIKDLVRK